One genomic window of Halanaerobium saccharolyticum subsp. saccharolyticum DSM 6643 includes the following:
- the aroH gene encoding chorismate mutase — MYAIRGAISVEANTVKNISAATKELMKSLMQENSLQEEDLISIITTATADLNKAYPGKALRELGYNITPILCMQEMKVENSSKKMIRLLVHVDREKNKNQVKHQYLKDAKKLRPDLVD, encoded by the coding sequence ATGTATGCTATAAGAGGAGCAATTAGTGTTGAAGCAAATACAGTTAAAAACATATCTGCAGCTACTAAAGAGCTAATGAAATCTTTAATGCAAGAGAATTCACTGCAGGAGGAAGACTTAATAAGCATTATCACTACTGCTACTGCAGACTTAAATAAGGCATATCCCGGCAAAGCTCTCAGAGAATTGGGATATAATATAACTCCAATTTTATGTATGCAGGAAATGAAGGTTGAAAATAGTAGTAAAAAAATGATAAGATTATTAGTACATGTTGATAGAGAAAAGAATAAAAATCAGGTTAAACATCAATATTTAAAAGATGCTAAGAAATTAAGACCTGATTTAGTTGACTAA
- a CDS encoding lysophospholipid acyltransferase family protein — protein sequence MKKFIYQCIRLSLLAIFKVFFRIKVKGKKNLPDEGPVILMSNHISAYDPPLLVAIFSRPVRFMAKKELFENPVMRFVLFLADAFPVDRSKNDITAVKKALSVLKDQEVLGLFPEGTRRAEGELGNPKLGSVMLAIKSGAPIVPIGIKNIKKEGRITINIGEAFSMDQFSKRRLSKAERKKASKYIKDKIQKQLNYE from the coding sequence TTGAAAAAATTTATCTATCAATGTATCAGATTATCACTTTTAGCTATTTTTAAAGTATTTTTTAGAATTAAGGTTAAAGGTAAAAAAAATCTACCAGATGAGGGTCCGGTAATTCTAATGTCGAATCACATTAGTGCCTATGATCCACCATTATTGGTAGCTATTTTTTCAAGACCTGTAAGATTTATGGCTAAAAAAGAACTGTTTGAAAATCCTGTTATGAGATTCGTATTATTTTTAGCAGATGCTTTTCCAGTTGACCGCAGCAAAAATGATATTACCGCTGTAAAAAAAGCTCTTTCTGTACTTAAAGATCAAGAGGTGTTGGGTTTATTTCCCGAAGGTACAAGACGAGCGGAAGGGGAACTTGGTAATCCTAAATTAGGATCAGTAATGCTTGCAATAAAAAGTGGTGCTCCAATTGTACCAATAGGAATTAAAAACATAAAAAAAGAAGGTAGAATTACAATTAATATTGGTGAAGCTTTTTCAATGGATCAGTTTTCTAAAAGAAGATTATCTAAAGCAGAGCGAAAAAAAGCATCCAAATATATAAAAGATAAGATACAAAAACAACTAAATTATGAATAA
- the cmk gene encoding (d)CMP kinase, translating to MKNVIAIDGPGGAGKSTIAKLLAKKLNYLHLDTGAMYRAVTLAAINENIDFDDKEKLIKLAKKISITFNKNGEIILNDKNVSQEIRSSEVNAHVSKIAAVKGVRKVLVEKQQNLAQKNRVVMDGRDITTVVLPEAEHKFFLTASLAERAKRRYQEVKSKNNDADLEEIKKSIARRDKLDSEREHSPLKKAEDAVLIDTTELSIDEVLKKMISLIEGENH from the coding sequence ATGAAAAATGTAATTGCAATTGATGGCCCGGGTGGAGCTGGCAAAAGTACTATAGCAAAACTTCTGGCTAAAAAATTAAATTATCTTCATCTTGATACTGGAGCGATGTATAGAGCGGTAACCTTAGCTGCTATCAATGAGAACATTGATTTTGATGATAAAGAAAAATTAATAAAATTAGCTAAAAAAATTAGTATTACTTTTAATAAAAATGGTGAAATTATTTTAAATGATAAAAATGTTAGTCAAGAAATTAGAAGTTCTGAGGTAAATGCTCATGTTTCTAAAATAGCTGCAGTTAAGGGTGTAAGAAAAGTTTTAGTAGAAAAACAGCAGAATCTTGCCCAGAAAAACAGGGTTGTAATGGATGGTAGAGATATTACAACAGTGGTTTTACCTGAGGCTGAACATAAATTCTTTTTGACTGCTTCTCTTGCAGAAAGAGCCAAAAGACGTTATCAAGAAGTAAAATCTAAAAACAATGATGCTGATTTGGAAGAAATAAAAAAAAGTATTGCCCGTAGAGATAAATTAGATAGTGAGCGAGAGCATTCTCCACTTAAAAAAGCTGAGGATGCTGTTTTAATCGATACTACTGAGTTGTCAATAGATGAGGTCCTAAAAAAAATGATTTCGCTTATTGAGGGTGAAAACCATTGA